The DNA region CCTGGCCCTCTGGCGGATGATCCGGTAATAATGGGGGGCGCAGGTGGCCTTTAACTGCATGGGGACCCCGGCCTGCCGGGCCGCGAACCAGTTTAAGGTCTCCTCGTACTGGTCGGCGCTTATGGCCTGGTCCAGGATGTATTTTCCGCGCCCGGTGGGAACCAGAAGGAAGACGTGATGGGCCGCCGCGCCAAGCTTCACCGCCATTTCCTGCACGGCTTCCACGTCCGCAAGGTTCTGTTGGGTGACCGTGGTGTTGATCTGGAAGGCCAGCCCGGCTTCCTTCGCGTTCCTTATTCCGTTCAGGGCCGCCTGGAAGGCTCCGGGCACCCCACGGAATTTGTCATGGATTTCCGGGCCCGCGCCGTCCAGGCTTATGCTTATGCGCTGGATTCCGCAGGATACCAGCCGTTTTGCCACGTCCTCCGTAAGCAGGGTGCCGTTGGGGGCCATGACCATGCGAAGGCCGAGGCCCGTTCCGTGGGAGGCGAGATCGTAAATATCGGGCCGCAGAAGCGGCTCCCCGCCCGTGAGAATGACTATGGGCTGGAAGGCTTCGGGCGGACCTTCGCCCTCGCCTGCCCTGCCCGGATGTCCTGCAGGAGGTCCGCCGGGATGCCCCGAAGCCCTTCCCGGTTCCGGCCTGGCGGCCCTTGCAATTTCCTCCAGAAGCTTCGCGCCCGCTCCAGTGGAAAGCTCGCCCTCATAGGGTCCCTGTGTGGCCGCCGCCCGGCAGTGAACGCAGGAGAGGTTGCAGTTCCGGGTGGTTTCCCAGGCCACGAGCCTCAAGGTTCCGTCTGTTTTCATGCTTTTAGTTTATCCTCAACCTTTTTTGCCGGGCCACCCACATCACGGCAGGCCATCAATATCCCATTTGTAACCTGCAAAAGCCCGACTAAAAACGATGAAATGCAAGGAGAGCGAGAAGCCAATGAGCAAGCGTACCACAGGTACGTGGCGGAATTGGCTTTGACGCTCGACACAGCAGTTCGCGTTTTTAGACGGGCGCTTACCCTGACCTTAACCTCCTGACATCGCCGACTCTCAGGGTCACCTTGGCCGAGTCGAACCATTCCAGGAGCGGAATGGCGTATTTACGCGACGCGTTGGTCATCTCCTTGAACTGCACCGGGGTCAGTTCCCCCTGGGCCTTTAAATGCGCAACCAGCCGGATTTTCAGATCATCCAGGGCGGCCCTCGTGAAATAAAGGTCCTCCTTCACCTTCACCAGGGCGTTTTCCTGGACCATGTGGGCCAGAATCCCCCTGGCGGTTTTCTCCGAAACCCCAAGGCCGTCCGTGAGCTCCTTGAAATAAGGCGGGGTGAGCCCGCCCTTTTCGTAGGCGTCTCGTATCTTCTTTTCAGCCGCCGCCTCGTCTTCCGCAAGGAAAACCGTGTACCCGGCAAGGCGCAGAAGGTCCTGGTCCGCCTCGATTTTTTTCGAGCCGGAAAGGCTTGCGATAAGGAGATGAAAGGTCTTGGGGCCGATGCGGTCGTCGAGCCTCGATTTCAGTTCCTCCTTGGGCATTCCGGTTTTGAGGGGGTTGGCGGCGTGGTAGGCCGAAAGGGCCGAAAGGGCGAGTTCCTCCAGGCGGGCCAGGGTTTCGGCGTGGATGAAGACCCGCGCCTCCTTGTCCACCACCACCAGGGCCTTTTTGGAGAGGAGCTTTTCAACGGAGTCCTTGAGTTTTTTTCCGGCGAAGTTGGTGGCCACGGCAAGCTCGGCCTGGCTGATGCCCCCGAAATCCGACAGGCGCACGCAAAGTTCCGCAAGCGCTTCGCCTTCGGCCTCTGAAAGCTCGATGAGGCTTTCGGTGGTTCCGGGGCGGCCCCGCTTGCGCTTGGCCGGAAAGGGGTGCAGCACCCTGCCGCCGCCTATGGTGTGAACCGGAGAATAGGAGCGGATGACGAAGCGGTCGTCCCGTATGAGGGCCACGGGCTCGTCCAGCCTCATCTGGGCCGGGGCCTCCTGGCCCGGCAGAAGCTCGTCACAGCCGAAAAGCACCACCTTGCCCATTATCTCGCTGGAACCGGTGTGGAAGCGCACGCGGGCGCGGCTTTTGAGGGGACGGGCGGTTTTTAACAGGGAGAGCCACACGTCCACCATGCGGCTGTTCTTGAGGGTGTCGGGGGCCGCCACCACGTCGCCGCGCTTTACCGCAGCCTTGTCCAGGCCCTGGAAATTGACCGCCGTGCGCATTCCGGCAAAAGATTCGGTCACGGAATCGTTGTGAACCTGCAGGCCCCTCACCTTGGAGCGCACTCCGGATGGGTACAGGGTCACCATGTCGCCCACCGCCGCGTGGCCGGAGGCCAGGGTCCCGGTGACCACCGTTCCGAAGCCGTGCATGGTGAAAACGCGGTCCACGGGAAGCCGGAAAATATTCGCCCCTGCGGCTTCGGCGACGTCCTTCACGATGTCGTCCAGAACCGCCTTCAACTCGTCAAGGCCTGCGCCCGTGACCGACGACACGGGAACCAGGGGGGCGTCTTCAAGAAAGGTGCCGACAAGGGCTGTGCGGATGTCGTCCGACACCATTTCCAGCCATTCCTCCTCCACCATGTCGCACTTGGTGAGGACCACCAGCCCCTTTTTCACGGCCAGAAGGGAGCAGATGTCCAGGTGCTCGCGGGTCTGGGGCATCACGCCCTCGTCCGCCGCGATCACAAGGGCCACCACGTCTATGCCCGTGGCTCCGGCCACCATGTTCTTCACGAATTTTTCATGGCCGGGCACGTCCACTATGCCGATGCGCTGGCCGGAGGGAAGGGCGAGGTGCGCGAAGCCAAGTTCTATGGTTATGCCGCGCGCCTTCTCCTCGGCCAGCCTGTCGCAGTCTATGCCCGTGAGCGCCCGCACAAGGCTTGTCTTGCCGTGGTCGATGTGGCCTGCGGTTCCCAGTACTATTCTTTTCATGCGCCTTCTTTTTTTCGGGCCGCCGGTCAGCACACCGGAAGCATGGTCTCGGCCAGTTGGGAGGAGGTTTTGCGCAAATTCGACGAAAGAAGGCGGGAGATGCCCTTCATGAGCTTGATGCCGATCATGGGGTCTTTTTTGATGAGGCCCTCGAAGGCCTGCCTTGTAAGGGCCACCATGCGGGTGTCGGCAAGGGCAACCACGGTGGCCGAACGGGGGGCTTCGTCGATCAGGGCCATCTCGCCGATGGAGTGGCCGGGCGAAAGCGTGGTGATGACCGCCCGCCTGTCCGAGTCGCCCGCCTTCTTGGAGACCTCCAAAAGCCCCTCTGCCACGAAGCAGACGTAATCCCCTCGCTCGCCCTCAAGAAACACAACGTCGCCCTGCATGACGTCCACCATGTTCATGAACCCGGCGACTTCGGAAAGCTCCTCATCCGAAAGGGCCGCAAAAATCGGGATGCCGGAAAGGCTGTCCATGACGGACCTGGAAAGCTCAGCCCTGTAGGATTCAAACGGATCGGGCCTGTTCATGGCGCTTCCTTTCCAAAAAGATAAATGGCCGTTCAGCGTGCGCCTCATCCTTGCCCTGCAACGCAAACCGGCCGTACTCTCCTGTAATCCCATGAAACAAGCTGGGTGTGAAGCCTTCCTGAAAACGATGAAGCGCAAGGAAGAGGAAAGCGGGCGGGGAGGCCGTGTACTTTTCGTACATAACGACCCGCCCGCTTTCCTCTGACACGGCGATTCGCGTTTTCAGGAAGGCGCTCACTCAGGCATGTTGTTGGCCGCCCTATGTAGCCTCACTCTCCCGTCCATGTATTTGCGCCACACGGGCGGAATCACCGCCAAGAGTATCATACCCGCATAGCCCGTGGGAAGCTGCGGGCTTTCCTCGTAGTGCCGCAGAATCTGGTACCTGCGGTTGGGCTTGAAATGATGGTCCGAATGGCGCTCCAGGTTGAAGAGAAAATAATTGGTGAACCAGTTGGACGAGTTCCAGGAATGTATGGGCTTCACCGTCTCGAAGGAGCCGTCCGGGAGCGTCTTTCTTTTCATTCCGTAATGCTCGATGTAGTTCACCACCTCAAGAAGCCAGATGGCCACGGCGGCCTGCAAAACAAAATACGCCAGTCCCGCCGCTCCGAAGACCGCGCCGGTGAACACCAGAACGGCCAGCTCTATCAGAAGATAGCGGATGACCCTGTTTTCGAACCCGTAAGCGGGAAGACCCTTGCGGGCAAGACGCGCCGCCTCCATGTTCCACGCGTCCCGGAAACCGCCCGAAACCGTGCGGGGCAAAAACTTCCAGAAATTCTC from Deltaproteobacteria bacterium includes:
- a CDS encoding radical SAM protein; this translates as MKTDGTLRLVAWETTRNCNLSCVHCRAAATQGPYEGELSTGAGAKLLEEIARAARPEPGRASGHPGGPPAGHPGRAGEGEGPPEAFQPIVILTGGEPLLRPDIYDLASHGTGLGLRMVMAPNGTLLTEDVAKRLVSCGIQRISISLDGAGPEIHDKFRGVPGAFQAALNGIRNAKEAGLAFQINTTVTQQNLADVEAVQEMAVKLGAAAHHVFLLVPTGRGKYILDQAISADQYEETLNWFAARQAGVPMQLKATCAPHYYRIIRQRARAEGKSVTFASHGLDAVTRGCLGGTGFCFVSHTGIVQPCGFLDLNCGDVTKTPFDRVWRESEIFLKLRDYDNLKGKCGRCEYKAVCGGCRARAYEKTGDYLAEEPLCSYDPA
- the selB gene encoding selenocysteine-specific translation elongation factor is translated as MKRIVLGTAGHIDHGKTSLVRALTGIDCDRLAEEKARGITIELGFAHLALPSGQRIGIVDVPGHEKFVKNMVAGATGIDVVALVIAADEGVMPQTREHLDICSLLAVKKGLVVLTKCDMVEEEWLEMVSDDIRTALVGTFLEDAPLVPVSSVTGAGLDELKAVLDDIVKDVAEAAGANIFRLPVDRVFTMHGFGTVVTGTLASGHAAVGDMVTLYPSGVRSKVRGLQVHNDSVTESFAGMRTAVNFQGLDKAAVKRGDVVAAPDTLKNSRMVDVWLSLLKTARPLKSRARVRFHTGSSEIMGKVVLFGCDELLPGQEAPAQMRLDEPVALIRDDRFVIRSYSPVHTIGGGRVLHPFPAKRKRGRPGTTESLIELSEAEGEALAELCVRLSDFGGISQAELAVATNFAGKKLKDSVEKLLSKKALVVVDKEARVFIHAETLARLEELALSALSAYHAANPLKTGMPKEELKSRLDDRIGPKTFHLLIASLSGSKKIEADQDLLRLAGYTVFLAEDEAAAEKKIRDAYEKGGLTPPYFKELTDGLGVSEKTARGILAHMVQENALVKVKEDLYFTRAALDDLKIRLVAHLKAQGELTPVQFKEMTNASRKYAIPLLEWFDSAKVTLRVGDVRRLRSG
- a CDS encoding cyclic nucleotide-binding domain-containing protein, whose product is MNRPDPFESYRAELSRSVMDSLSGIPIFAALSDEELSEVAGFMNMVDVMQGDVVFLEGERGDYVCFVAEGLLEVSKKAGDSDRRAVITTLSPGHSIGEMALIDEAPRSATVVALADTRMVALTRQAFEGLIKKDPMIGIKLMKGISRLLSSNLRKTSSQLAETMLPVC
- a CDS encoding alkane 1-monooxygenase, whose protein sequence is MTKPMGYLVVFFVPVSVILGAVLGGAWNFLTPVLVFGLVPVLDLAFGSNTKNPTPEEEAELLAAPIYKNIVLACGATQILMVAGGAWAFTHGDWTFLERVGFIFSMGSSSGIIGINVAHELTHRIHEKDGIEHRLGKAMLATVLYMHWAIEHVMAHHKNVATFDDPATARFGENFWKFLPRTVSGGFRDAWNMEAARLARKGLPAYGFENRVIRYLLIELAVLVFTGAVFGAAGLAYFVLQAAVAIWLLEVVNYIEHYGMKRKTLPDGSFETVKPIHSWNSSNWFTNYFLFNLERHSDHHFKPNRRYQILRHYEESPQLPTGYAGMILLAVIPPVWRKYMDGRVRLHRAANNMPE